Within Cellulophaga sp. L1A9, the genomic segment GTTGGCCTTTTCTCATTAGAAGTCTCTTCCTCTTGTCCTTGCCATGGTCTTTTTGCTCTATGTGGTGAAACTAAAACCCATTCCCCAGTAAGAATATTAAAACGTTTATGTGAGAAGTCTTGTAAATTTGTATTCATTATATTCAATTTCTTTAATTAACTACTTGCGTTCCTTTAGATAGTTTTACACTGTAAACAGAGCATTTTTTGTTAAATTCTTCTTTGAATTTTTTTGAAATATCCCTCTTAAAACTTTTATACGCCTCTTTTTTAACTAAACTAATCGTGCAACCACCAAAGCCACCACCCATCATTCTAGAACCCAATACATTTGGATTTTGTTTTGCTCTTTCTACCAAAAAGTCTAATTCTACACAGCTTACTTTATAGTTTCTACTTAAGCCGTCATGAGATTGATAAAGTAAATTACCTAACATTTGTATATCATCTTTTATAATGGCTTCTGCGAATTGCTTTACACGATTATTTTCATTGAGCACATAAAGCGCCTTTTGGTACTCTTCTTTCGTGATATCAACTTTGATTTGGTCAAGGTCTTCTTTAGAAGCATCTCGTAAGGCATCAATATGTAATAGTCTAGAAATTTTTTCGCATACTGCACGCCGATCATTATAAGCGCTCTCAGACAAATCATGCTTCACATTCGTATTGATAAGCATCAATTTATATTCCTTAAAATCTATTTTATAAGCTTTAGATTTAATTGTTCTACAGTCCAATAACAATGCACTATTTTTTTTACCAAACATACTTGCGTACTGATCCATGATACCGCATTTTACGCCTGCAAAATTGTGTTCCGCTTTTTGAGAGACTAAAATCATTTCATTTTTAGATAAACCCAAATCAAATAATGTATTGAGACCAAATACAAAACTATTCTCTAATGCTGCGGAAGAAGACATGCCAGCTCCACCAGGAATATCACCTGCAAAAACACTATTAAAATCACCAACGTGTTTGTCAATTTTTTGCAATTCTGAAACAACACCTAACACGTAATTTCGCCATCCTCCATCTTTTAAAGGTTCAATGTTTTCTACTTTAAATTCATAAAGTTCTTCCTTATTTAAAGCATAGGTGTTACTAACCTTTGCATCACTCCTACCTATCGCTAAAGCAATACCTTTATTAATAGCTGCGGGAAATACAAAACCCTCATTATAATCTGTATGTTCACCAATAAGATTTATTCTTCCTGGTGAAAAGACAATTAGTGGTTTAGTTTTAAATTGTTTTTTAAAACT encodes:
- the galK gene encoding galactokinase; translation: MNKKLIKEVKKSFKKQFKTKPLIVFSPGRINLIGEHTDYNEGFVFPAAINKGIALAIGRSDAKVSNTYALNKEELYEFKVENIEPLKDGGWRNYVLGVVSELQKIDKHVGDFNSVFAGDIPGGAGMSSSAALENSFVFGLNTLFDLGLSKNEMILVSQKAEHNFAGVKCGIMDQYASMFGKKNSALLLDCRTIKSKAYKIDFKEYKLMLINTNVKHDLSESAYNDRRAVCEKISRLLHIDALRDASKEDLDQIKVDITKEEYQKALYVLNENNRVKQFAEAIIKDDIQMLGNLLYQSHDGLSRNYKVSCVELDFLVERAKQNPNVLGSRMMGGGFGGCTISLVKKEAYKSFKRDISKKFKEEFNKKCSVYSVKLSKGTQVVN